From Paenibacillus graminis:
ATATACCTCAGCATATACCGGAGTCTGGAGCTGCGGCGTTCCCGGCCGCAGCAAATAATCCAGCGCCAGCTCCACACTGCCCTTGTAGTCGGCCAGCACAGAGCATACCCCCTCCGCCTCGGCATAGCCCTCCACGGATACGTAAGGAACCCCCGCCTCGCCAACCTTGGCGGCCCATGCTTCATCGCGGTAGCTGGTATCATCCAGCGTCACGATGCCGTCGATCTTCCGCTGGTGGTAGAGATCCACCAGCTCATCCCTGGCTTCGCCGTCCGGCCGCTGGCCCGGCGAGCAGAGCAGAATGTGATAGCCGTGCGCCTCACATTCCCGCTGCATGCCCTCCAGCAGCCGCATGAACAGCGGGTGCCGTGTGTCGCCGAACGCAGCCAGACTCATGGTGCGGCCCGTCTTCATGCTCCGCGCCTGGGCGTCCACATGGTAGTTCAGCTCGCGGATCGCTGCCAGCACATTCTCACGCGTTTCCCCGCTGACGCCGATGCCCGGTGTACCGTTCAGCACAGCAGAGACTACGCTGCGGGACACACCGGCCAGCTTGGCGACGTCGTGGCTGGTCACTCTTTTTTTGCCCATATCAGCACCTCGGCAAAAGTATAACACGTGTTATTTCTATTGTATACCCTTTTTATGGAAAGGGGCTGCAAGGGGATGGTCAAGAATTCCGGCTTCCTGAAGCTGCTGCTTGCTCTCCTCCACTTGGGCGTGGACCCCGTCGAACAGCGTCTTGGCCTCTTCCTCTTTACCAAGGGCTTGTCCAAAGGAGACCCGTTCTTCAGCAGTCATTGTTAGCCCTGCCGCCTCTTTCTCTTGAGGTTCTCTCCTTGGTCCCCAGCGTAAAATAGAAGGCTTAATGCCCTATCCGGCCTTTTCTACTTGTTACGGGCACCAAATCATGGGTACAATTAATTATTAGTACGTGTCATCATACAAAGGATAGGTGAAACAAATGCAGAATTTCGGATTTGCAAGAGTCGCCGCCGCATCCCCTGAACTGCGGGTTGCTGACTGCGGGTATAATGCAGCACAAATTATGGATGTGATCGGACAAGCGGATGAGAAGCAGGTAGAATATCTGGTGCTGCCGGAGCTGTCCATTACCGGCTATACCTGCGGGGATTTATTCCTGCAGCCGGTGCTGCAGGAAGCCGCACTGGCTGCCTTGCAGAAGATCGCCGCCGCTACCAAAGGGCGGAATCTGATCGTCATTGC
This genomic window contains:
- a CDS encoding LacI family DNA-binding transcriptional regulator gives rise to the protein MGKKRVTSHDVAKLAGVSRSVVSAVLNGTPGIGVSGETRENVLAAIRELNYHVDAQARSMKTGRTMSLAAFGDTRHPLFMRLLEGMQRECEAHGYHILLCSPGQRPDGEARDELVDLYHQRKIDGIVTLDDTSYRDEAWAAKVGEAGVPYVSVEGYAEAEGVCSVLADYKGSVELALDYLLRPGTPQLQTPVYAEVYHGVIRSWAERTRRDAYTRWCSGRGMNPFSFRLPEREGRVDWEEWLLKLADISKPPPPLLVNWSSGVPDLYRAAHKLGLQIGEELRVMAADNTIQGHRLSLPALSCVEIPYVGMGEEAVRRVLKQIEGGTTSEAGGKIWLPAVLRAGESA